From Paraburkholderia sabiae, a single genomic window includes:
- a CDS encoding type II secretion system protein N — protein MNALQIRLISLAVFAVFCATLTYWIVTLTSHGGAPVPAAAVRPPVSTDQAAVLFGGQLARTANQDIHLFGILALREGAAAIISTGGEPPHAVSLGSNIMQGVKLGEVRARSIIIDRNGSRSEVFLPQNPPGPTIYVR, from the coding sequence ATGAACGCACTCCAGATCCGCCTGATTTCGCTAGCCGTCTTCGCGGTGTTCTGCGCGACGCTCACTTACTGGATCGTCACGCTCACGTCGCATGGCGGCGCGCCCGTGCCCGCTGCCGCCGTGCGCCCGCCCGTTTCGACGGACCAGGCGGCAGTGCTGTTCGGCGGCCAGCTGGCACGCACCGCGAATCAGGACATTCATCTGTTCGGCATCCTCGCCCTGCGCGAAGGCGCCGCCGCGATCATCAGTACCGGTGGCGAACCGCCGCACGCCGTCTCGCTCGGCAGCAACATCATGCAGGGCGTGAAGCTCGGCGAAGTGCGCGCCCGCTCGATCATCATCGACCGCAACGGCTCGCGCTCCGAAGTGTTTCTTCCGCAGAACCCGCCCGGTCCCACCATCTACGTGCGCTGA
- a CDS encoding GspH/FimT family pseudopilin: MPTSAPGNKRLRTASISIVTGTMRLHDCMPYASRDTVSADGAGGRAKQHASGGRQRGFTLLEMLVVLVIAGLLVSLASLSLNRNPRTDLNEEAQRLALLFESAGDEAQVRARPISWLPLEGGFRFDIHTNDGWRPLRDDLLGPRRWEGGVTGVAIDYPGSNTQADRIVFGTESIDAPVQVTLFSSVGRVTIVGTGNGRYEVR, encoded by the coding sequence ATGCCGACGTCGGCTCCTGGCAATAAGCGGCTTCGGACTGCATCGATATCGATCGTAACCGGCACCATGCGACTGCACGACTGCATGCCCTATGCATCCCGCGACACCGTCAGCGCCGATGGCGCCGGCGGTCGTGCGAAGCAGCATGCATCGGGCGGACGTCAGCGCGGCTTTACGCTGCTCGAAATGCTTGTCGTGCTGGTGATCGCGGGTTTGCTGGTATCGCTGGCGTCGCTGTCGCTGAATCGCAATCCGCGCACGGATCTGAACGAGGAAGCGCAGCGGCTCGCGCTGCTGTTCGAATCGGCGGGCGACGAAGCGCAAGTGCGCGCGCGCCCGATTTCGTGGCTGCCGCTCGAAGGCGGCTTTCGTTTCGATATCCATACGAACGACGGCTGGCGTCCGTTGCGCGACGACCTGCTCGGACCGCGCCGCTGGGAAGGCGGCGTGACGGGCGTAGCAATCGACTATCCCGGTTCGAACACGCAGGCGGATCGCATCGTGTTCGGCACCGAGAGCATCGATGCGCCCGTGCAGGTCACGCTGTTCTCCTCCGTGGGGCGCGTGACGATCGTCGGCACGGGCAACGGCCGTTACGAGGTCCGCTGA
- the gspG gene encoding type II secretion system major pseudopilin GspG, with the protein MQMWTTRRNEIAAMRAGVRARRERGFTLIEIMVVIAILGILAALIVPKIMSRPDEARRVAAKQDIGTIMQSLKLYRLDNGRYPSQEQGLRALIEKPSTDPVPNNWKDGGYLERLPNDPWGNQYQYLNPGVHGEIDVFSYGADGKAGGEGNDADVGSWQ; encoded by the coding sequence ATGCAAATGTGGACCACACGCCGCAACGAGATCGCGGCCATGCGCGCGGGCGTGCGCGCCCGCCGTGAACGCGGGTTCACGCTGATCGAAATCATGGTCGTGATTGCGATTCTCGGCATTCTGGCTGCGCTGATCGTGCCGAAGATCATGAGCCGTCCGGACGAAGCACGCCGCGTCGCCGCGAAGCAGGACATCGGCACGATCATGCAGTCGCTGAAACTCTATCGTCTCGACAATGGCCGCTATCCGAGTCAGGAGCAAGGACTGCGCGCGCTGATCGAAAAGCCGTCGACGGATCCCGTGCCGAACAACTGGAAGGACGGCGGCTATCTGGAGCGTCTGCCTAACGATCCGTGGGGCAACCAGTATCAGTACCTGAACCCGGGCGTGCACGGCGAGATCGACGTGTTCAGCTACGGCGCGGACGGCAAGGCGGGCGGCGAAGGCAACGATGCCGACGTCGGCTCCTGGCAATAA
- the gspI gene encoding type II secretion system minor pseudopilin GspI, producing the protein MIEVLVALTIIAVALAASLRAVGSLATGEADLHRRLLAGWSADNALAQLHLTHAWPEVGSQSFDCSQGNLQLMCTENVSATPNPVFRRVEVSVTSPGRPGNLAQMVTVIANETNRSL; encoded by the coding sequence ATGATCGAAGTGCTGGTCGCGCTGACGATCATCGCGGTGGCGCTGGCCGCTTCGCTGCGCGCCGTCGGCAGTCTTGCGACGGGCGAGGCGGATCTGCATCGACGGCTGCTGGCGGGCTGGAGCGCGGACAACGCGCTCGCCCAGTTGCATCTGACGCATGCATGGCCCGAAGTCGGGTCGCAGAGTTTCGACTGTTCGCAGGGCAACCTGCAACTGATGTGCACGGAAAACGTGAGCGCGACGCCGAACCCGGTGTTTCGACGCGTCGAGGTGTCAGTGACGTCGCCCGGCCGGCCGGGCAACCTCGCGCAGATGGTGACGGTGATCGCGAATGAAACGAATCGCTCGCTCTGA